Genomic DNA from Pempheris klunzingeri isolate RE-2024b chromosome 22, fPemKlu1.hap1, whole genome shotgun sequence:
tttctctctcctcagcgCTTATTCACCTCCCTCCTGCAACCAGATCAGGGCTCATTAAATCACTCTACCTCCCAACAACCTTCCTCTCCAGCCTGAGGCTGTCTGACTGCgactaaaataatgaataatgatctggcgggttttttttgtttgtttttttttttcatagataTTGCGATAAGATGACTAAGTCTACGTGTACTTCACATTTTTTATCTGTGCTGTTAACGTCTTAACTATTACTAGCAGCAATTGTAATTTGAGTGCTGTGTGTCATTGCTGTCAATATTAAGCTTGTGTAGCCCTTTTATCCCTCTTTTTGAACCCTCTGttttatgctcttttttttttttcccatcgCTCCGCCGAGTCGCTGTCTCCTCCCATAATTCCTTCACCAGAGTGCTTCTTATTTCTCTGATAGTTCCCACAGTGCGGaggacacactgaacacaccaGAACCTTGGTGTAGATTTTGCTTCCTAATGTGGTGGTCCAGGTCTATTAAGCATAGAGGATAAGTAGATTAATAGAGGAGAAATATGAGTTTCTGCATaaaatttcctttttgtttcttcaCTCTGTATCCGACAGTATTATCAGAGTGCAATGTTAGATCTGTGGAGTACTCTCTCAGTGCACAAGAGTTTGCACTAAAATTGTGAATTTGTGATAACGTGTATCGTCTAGTACCAAGACTAAGTATTAGTTTTGAGTTGTGGAATGAGTTAAGTCTCCTTTTTAGCCTGGAAATCATTctcttggttttttttgggCAATTCCCCGGAGGAATGTAGAAGATTTTTCCTTTACCAGCACACCGCCTTTGGCTTTGCCCCAGTATCTTTTGCAAATATCAGTACACCCACCCTCATGACCCCTAAGATCTCGTCGGCTCACAGTCTCCCCCACCCTTTCCTCCTGTCAGTACGGATGAAAGATTTCAAAAGAATACGGTACCCTCATGGATTATTACTTTCTTGTTTTTAAGCCTTTCCCCTCCTGGAACAGTACGGCGTGATTTTTAAGTTGAGTATTGTTACAGTGCTGGCAAGGAACCCAGTCTTATCTGGTACTGCTCTGTGGTCATTTAGAGCGGGTGGAGGGAGTATCATTGGCATCGCTTACATGCTCTACACAAGAAGGACGGCACCTGTGTGGTGAGTCAGCCTGAAGCACAGGAACCTCACAGTGCTGGTGCCAGACGTGGAGGCATCTCTTTACTAAGAATGCTGCCGTATGCTGTGGACACCACTGTTTATATCTCACAGAGTGCACGATACCTCGATGAcgtctttcttttctctgtgtaaaaacacttttgtaTTGTGTTTACATTCTACTGCAGCCTTCTACTGGAAAGAGGCTCGAGTGGCTCCTTCAGATGTTGCACACAGCTTTATAATCAATTGAACTCGGTTCCTACCAAAGCCCAATTGcagggttgggggggggggagaacaGGCTTAATTTTACAGTGAAGAAATCAAAggcacattttgtttgttctgcagtTTGAAAACTTAAAGTTCTGGCTGAGGTAAGGCAAAGCAAACTTGGTTATGTAGAACCATTTAACAGTGCAATTCGAAGTGCTTTGCATAAAACATAAAGGCGTGAAGAcaagatataaaaacacaaagcaatatAAAAAGTCACAGACAGGATTTAAtgactaaaacagtaaaatagattaaaataatataagaTAAAGTAAGACCGATTAAACCCAGAATAAAAATAGCAGTGCATGATATGAATGAGCAGTCCCAAATTTAATTTGGAAAGGTTTTAAGCCCTGATGCAGCTCTCAGGGTTTCTTGGAGTGTGTTCCAGTTATGTGGTGCCTAAAAACTGAATGCTGCTTCTCCATGTTTAGTTTTCACTCTGGGGACAGAAGTCAGACCTGTCCCACACCTTCTGAGAGGTCTTGATGGTTCGTGACTTAGCAGCTCAAGCTATTTCTGGCTAAATAAAAGGTCTATCGCTGTAGGAACcctttctgtaatgctgtcagacactttgaataacaatctcagcctgtcagtggcaaaaacgaACAGTCTTAATGGAGCTTCTATTATCTGGCTCTGTTGCCCCATAGGCtgacattacagccattgtggCCCGCTTGTTGAAGGCAATCCACTGGACCAATTTCAAAAGTTTTCTTTTGTACATATCAGTCATTTAAAGtctgaatatataaaaatagggcccaggtttctTTCACCACTGCTGCGGTGTGCTTctaaattattattcttttatgCGTGTAACTGCAGTTTTCAGAACCTTTGGGAGAACTGATAGGATAAAGTTGTCTTATCAAttgaactgtttttaaatggatggAAGGACAATACAGACCGGTGAACTGATTATAGAGGTACTGACAGCTTGTCTCTCATTACATGAGTGGACACATTTTCAGGGGCACTGTAGCTTTGCTCATAAAGCTGTAGTTGGTAGTGGTTGGCTCAATAAGTAATAGCTGCAGCACTGTTGTCTCAACCTAACCATGTTtgttaaaaacataaatctgGGGGCAGACACGGCATTAACTGGAGTGTTAATTTAATACCAGGCTTAACCAGGGCTTCTGTTTTATCAGTGAGGCAGAGGAGGGCGAAGGGAGGAGGAATTAGGAGACTGATCCATGAGCCGGTTGTCAACATGCTGACATTGAGGCTgtaatgttttgtctttgtggcgCCGAGGCTACTGTGTGTCAGGATGCATCACCCTAGGCCTGGCTGATGGGTGTCACCAAAAATGGTCCATCAGTACTTTTAACTCCAGATCTGCTTGGATGGAGGCCATCTGCCCTGAAAAGATGCTGTGATCCTGTTCCCTGCCACGTAATGAGTCTGCTGAACCTGTTGGTCCCTCTGTTGACCATCGGCAGCGGTGCATGAAGGCACGAAAAACAAACTGTGGTTCCATTTTACCCGGAAAGTTACACACTTCAATAAACTCCTGCCTTAACATCTCTGATTGCTCTCTGCAAACATAATTATTGAGGGGGAAGCACATGAAGAACAATTTGattaatttagtgtttttatgtaGCAGaatattttaactgttttacCTCACCGGTAGCACAATCGCCTATAGTGGAGTGAAAGGTGGAATCATCTCTTCATATGAGACTTTTTTCTGTCAGCCAGCACTCGTCATGATACTCCCGTGTCCAAATGTGTTCATGTCCACCTTTGGTCGTCCGCCAGATGTCTAATGTCAGACTTGGCAGAGCTGAGTCCATGAATGTTGCCCCCTGTGGCAGTGTAGTTGCACTTATCTTTAGGTTTAGCAACCAGATTATCCCATGGGCTAGACATCCCATCCATAGCACGTGCTGTCACTGGTTTCATTTCAGTGAGTTTTTGGAAAGTGatcatgaattaaaaaaaagttatgagAGAAATGGCTGTTCATCAAAATCTAATGTTCACAGGCTCCTAATCTAAACCTCCTTTTAAAGGGTTTGTAGGTTGAGGCAAATCTGAAGAATCCTGTGAAAAACAATAGATAAGTCCCTGACAGACTGTCCGAGGTGTCTttcagttaaaggggagtttttcctgccactgttgcttaaTATgatacctgatgctgctcatgtggggattcttgaatccttaattttgaattcttgaatcgttgggtctctcttaattaaagagtttggtctagacctgctctttatggaaggCGTCTTGAGATATAAcgcttgttatgaattggcgctgtataaatagAGATTGATACTTTAttatactttattgatcctgaGGGAAAAGattgtgcagcagctgcagtacAAAGCAGAAAAGAGTGCAAATATATAGTATAgagtacaaatacacaaaataaacagtaCAACATGAGACTCTCAGTTTTTATATTCGTGTGACATACTGACAATACTGTTGCCTGTGTGCCTGTTTCTCTTTTAGCGGCATCGTACACGGACAGCTCTGACGATGAGACGTCTCCTCgggacaaacagcaaaaaaactCCAAGGGCAACGCAGACTTCTGcatcaaaaacatcaaacaggCCGACTTTGGACGCAGAGAGATCGAGATCGCTGAGCAAGGTAAACCTTCAGGGGACTTCACCTGCTTACTGTGAAGGGGGGTTAAGGGTTAGTGGTTTAGGGGGTTGATGCAGGTCGGGGGGGGGACAGGTGGACGGGAACGCACTTAGTAGAAGGTGATACCACAAGTGCAGTAATACAAACATACTACATtcattcaagtgtgtgtgtgtgctgggtggCCATATGTCCTTTGCCACTTCAAGTGAGAATACCATTTAAGTAccaacacatagacacacattattcatattattcCCTAATTGcttcacagaacacacagagagctCAGCTGAACCCTGCAGGccccactgaacacacacacacacacacacaccacttagCATCAGTAACTCCTTCAGCTGGATGAGACGATGGATTAGTGATGAAGTATTAGAAGGATTAAATGATATGAGTTCCTCTATCCACTtatgtgtgtttcctcctctgtcagagATGCCAGCCCTGATGGCTCTGAGGAAGCGAGCCCAGGGGGAGAAACCCCTCGCCGGCGCCAAGGTGGTGGGCTGCACCCACATCACTGCCCAGACTGCTGTGAGTAGGAATGCAAAACACACAGTCGCAGCCCAAACATAATACAGTTTTACTCCAAGTCAAATGTGGCCCTCTGGTCTCGTCCCTGCTCCTCAGGTGCTGATGGAGACTCTGTCGGCTTTGGGGGCTCAGTGCAGATGGGCAGCCTGCAACATCTACTCCACCCAGAATGAAGTGGCAGCTGCCCTGGCAGAGGGAGGTGAGACTGtcctgggagtgtgtgtgtgtgtgtgtgtgtgtgtgtgacacacctgccccttcctcctctcctgtcttatAGCATTCAGATtccctctcactcacacacacacatcttgctCTGGATCCTGCAGGttcattctttttctgtttcacgCTTCCTGTCAGCCAGGCATAAAATGCATCCTGTCTTTGTAGGTTTCAGTGTATTTGCATGGAAGGGTGAGTCAGAGGATGACTTCTGGTGGTGCATCGATCGCTGTGTCAACGTGGAAGGCTGGCAGCCCAACATGGTAGCGCACCTACATTCTAAATAAAACTCATTTAAGCATGGGAAAgtatcttttctttctttttccatcctACAGACGCTGTGTCTGGTACATATTCTGCCCCTTGTTAAGTTCATACTTtgaggtcctactagaacaggtttacatggttaaataattaaaagtcaCATTACTTTTCAcacagcagacatggctgcggcagctgctttcagcctctttctATACGCTCCATTTTAGAGGAACAGatcaatctgctgctttgctttgacCTCTTCGTGTTGCCGGGAGCTGGCGTTAGTGAGGAGAAAACAATGACAGACAGTGAAGTGGATTTAGTGGGCGGGGAAAGTCTGTCTGCTGAAGGGtcggaggaggtcacatgttcagcagatcccctcatgacatcataaagggagccaaatctaaacggcatgttttcacacacatttaaacatggAGAGTAGTTTGGCAGTCTCTAGGCACACTGAGGACATATCTTAAAGTTGAGACGACATTAAGAAGTGTATTTggcataatatgggaccttttaaCTGACCCTGTAAATGACCTACAAGTTTGAGATTCTCTTTCAAGCATTGCTCGctcattctgtctctttttcactctttattTCCCCTCACACaatctttccctctttctcattCACTCTGCTCGTCTTTGTCTCCAATTGTCTCTCAGATCCTGGATGATGGTGGAGACCTGACTCACTGGATCTATAAAAAATACCCCAACATGTTCAAGAAGATCAAGGGCATTGTAGAGGAGAGCGTCACCGGTGTGCACAGGTGGGACGCACAGCACGCACACATCCTTGCCATCGCCCCGCTGTCTTCATCAGtgtttttggtgaaatattACATGGTGTAAACATTTACTTGTCCTTTCTCTCATTTAGAACACAGAGAACTGGTTTTATTTGAGGCAGACTCACGTACACACAGTATTTGATGTGGTAACATCGCCATCTAGTGGTGAAAATGTTACCACCATTAACAGTGTAAAGGGATCACTGATGCAGCATTGCTGTGTTTGTAAGAGTGTTAAGCAGAACGGTAGCATATTTGTTTATTACTTAATGGTAAATAACCTTAATAGTAAacataaaaattatttattttgttgtatcTTACTGTGTCACTGAGTCTAGCTTACATCTTTTTCATACatctgtttaaatgtgtgtgtgtttcgtgTGTGTAGGTTGTACCAGCTGTCCAAGGCAGGGAAGCTGTGCGTTCCAGCCATGAACGTCAACGACTCCGTCACCAAGCAGAAGTTTGACAACCTCTACTGCTGCAGGGAGTCCATCCTCGACGGGTATGAAACCGGCTCCTGTTTAACCTTATTAGGGATTATGTTCGCTGCTCGAGCATTTAGTGTTGCTGGGTAATTACACCCACCTCTTCTGCTCTCCGCTCCAAACAGTCTGAATAAATATTAGGCTGCCACTgaaatgattgtgtttttgtccttAGCCTGAAGAGGACCACTGATGTCATGTTTGGAGGCAAacaggtggtggtgtgtggatATGGAGAGGTATGgaggacttttttttgtttttgtttttctccttctcatACAGGCTCATACACTGTGCTTGTTTACTGGAAGCCCTAAACGTTAGACCTCTGCTCTCCTGAAATACAGTTCAGGTGTAATTATATCTAATCCATAACGTAGGATAAGTAAAATACTTGTTTCCACAGTTCAGAAAGTATTGATTTCTTTAGGATGAAGCAGTGTAATAGgcgggataatgtacagcaagcGGCAGCACGTGTACATTAGAGTGCTCTGCTTTTAAATGGAAATCTACTCAATCTACACAACATTAAAGCTTGTTTCCTTGATGCCGGGAGTTTGTCTACTGTACTGCGTGATAACATCCCCGTGTGTCATCCTCAGGTGGGAAAAGGCTGCTGCGCCGCCCTCAAAGCCATGGGCTCCATTGTCTACGTCACAGAGATCGACCCCATCTGTGCCTTGCAGGCCTGGTAAGACCCGGCTTGTCGAGTTTCTTGCGGCTCACCGCTGTGGTTGACGTCACATTAGTCTTACGTTCTTTACCATCTCTTTCCCGCTCGCAGCATGGACGGCTTCAGGCTGGTGAAACTGAACGAGGTCATCAGACAAGTGGACATCGTCATCACCTGCACAGGTCGGTCCAGCCGCCGTGCGTCTCTCTGATCATTGCATTGCTGAGTAATGAGCTCACAGCAGCTGTACAGGAATTTGTTTTAGGTGGATTATGTTCAGGCACAAAAGCCAAAAGGACAGACAGTCTTCCTATTCTGTTACGGTCCGTTCAGGATGACTGGACAGATATTCAGTCGTTCTCATCGGTGTGTAACGGTTACCAATCAGGTTCTCAGCTCAGCAGCCAGGGAGTCGTCCTGAACACTTAATTGGAGCAGAGAATTACTTGTCTCTCTGCTTCATTACCTAATGCTGCTGGCAGGCCGAAAGCAGAGGGCTCTCTTAAGAGTGACTATAATTGAACAGAAAAGATAATAAGAGGATAATAAGGTAGAAGAAGGCGTAAGATGTTCCTAATGAAGTTATAAAagtgctgtaaaataaataaaacaggacaaGCAGCAGCTCTAATGAGGTCATGTTCTAGTTGCTCTGTTTAGGTCTATTTGTTAGAACACTTGCAGCAATTTTCAGAAAGCTTGTTGCAAGGTTATTATAGttatttaaaactaaaactaggtgTGAGGTTTTgtttacagaaataaataaaatctagaCTACAAAGCAAAACCTAACTGAAACTATTGTGTACTTataaaactaactaaaataaaatatatataggaaatgtctttagttttagtctttgtcACTTTAGTCACATTGACTGAGACTGACGGACTGGGATCATGTCTACATGACTGGGATCATGTCTACATTCACAAAGCATTGGGTTTATGTCGTAATAGCAAGTCTGAACTTCTTAGTTCTTACCCCTGACAAACACCCCCCATAGTATGAGCAAACCCACCCTGGAGACGAACTGAAActaaaaatggatgaaaaatgaCTGATAACTCTGAATCGTACGCTGATAACGTTGCTGCAGTGAAGTAAGGAAGTCggtcttcctctctgctgagcTGTTTAAGTTTTGAtcaaaaactgctgctgcaagTCCTGTTAGAGACGTGTGATGAAAGATGCACCTCGCAGACAGACACTAAATCACATTTTCAACCTTAATTAACAGAGTTAAATGGTTAGAGGTAATTAAATGTACAGTATCAACCCAGTTTTACAGAAATGGATACAGTTCCTAGATTAGTCCCCTTTTCAACAtgtaacaaagaaaaagagaccaAATCAAATGACCTTTCTCACTGTTGTGCTTTTGtccttgtctgtctttctccttctcgtttctcttcctccatcaggCAATAAGAACGTGGTGGTGAGAGAGTACCTCGACCGCATGAAGAACGGCTGCATTGTCTGCAACATGGGACACTCCAACACCGAGATCGACGTGGTCAGTTATCAACTTTCACAAACTTGTCGAGTAACATAAATGATGTTTAAACACACGCTACTGGCCTGGCTCAGATCCAACACGTTTGACAGCAGATTGGTCAACATGCAATAAAACAAGCTAAGAGACACGATGGAAGACCTGTCAAGAATTGTCAAGAACATGTAGAAGAACTTGGGCAGCGATCATTGAATGTTGTCATGGTAACGGACAGGTCAGATTGAGCCATAAAATGCTGTCGTGCTCAGAATGAGATGAGTAGACTTAAATAAGCCATCAAACTTTAACAATGTGTGTAAAACCAAagtaaagctttttttttctctactgGCTTTACTGTTTTGACCTTTGAGGATCCCTTAATGAAGGTTATGATCCCGCTGCTTTATggaatttgtttttctgaagtAAGCAAGTAAGTTGCATCACATAAATTAATAGCAACAAAGGTAAAGGTCCCGGTGCACTGATTGTGTTCTCTTGACCTTAAAACGGCCAAACAGGCTCCAGGAACAGCAACAGAGAGGAATGGAAGGATTTATTTGAGTAGTAAATTACAGAAGTAGTTCAGACTCGAGAGGAAGCTGTGATTCACTTCTTAAAGTACTTCAGTTGTGGAAAAGACCAAGCGCACTGAGTCAAATGTTGGCTAATGATGGTAGATGGGTGACAGTAATATGAAGTGGAAATATTCCACCAGTGATGAATAAttgctgatgctgatgttttgtGCGTCCCGTAGGCAAGCCTGCGGACTCCTGAACTCACATGGGAGAGGGTGCGTTCTCAGGTGGACCATGTCATCTGGCCTGACGGCAAGAGGATagtgctgctggctgaggtacACACACAATCTTACCCAGAGGACTTTGACAGGCCGTGTTAGTATAAGTACCTCAAATTCCTACTTGGATATTGAGATTATTATGTAGTTACAGAGATGTTAACCaacaaagtgaggacatttcaaCGTCAAAGGATCATTTAAGTTTAATGGTGGGTTTCCACCAA
This window encodes:
- the ahcyl2b gene encoding adenosylhomocysteinase like 2b; its protein translation is MSVQVVAAKMAEVELKDVPAGKDLPVDSPVTPTSEAKHLARNDPHEAGSSAAASPTAEPSANAGDGSPGLLTANPAKMPQASAMKRPDPQQNGGEAFVNRDGTVAEAPRMKKIQFADQKQEFNKRPSKIGRRSLSRSISQSSTDSYSSAASYTDSSDDETSPRDKQQKNSKGNADFCIKNIKQADFGRREIEIAEQEMPALMALRKRAQGEKPLAGAKVVGCTHITAQTAVLMETLSALGAQCRWAACNIYSTQNEVAAALAEGGFSVFAWKGESEDDFWWCIDRCVNVEGWQPNMILDDGGDLTHWIYKKYPNMFKKIKGIVEESVTGVHRLYQLSKAGKLCVPAMNVNDSVTKQKFDNLYCCRESILDGLKRTTDVMFGGKQVVVCGYGEVGKGCCAALKAMGSIVYVTEIDPICALQACMDGFRLVKLNEVIRQVDIVITCTGNKNVVVREYLDRMKNGCIVCNMGHSNTEIDVASLRTPELTWERVRSQVDHVIWPDGKRIVLLAEGRLLNLSCSTVPTFVLSITATTQALALIELYNAPEGRYKQDVYLLPKKMDEYVASLHLPTFDAHLTELSDEQAKYLGLNKNGPFKPNYYRY